One genomic segment of Methanothermobacter wolfeii includes these proteins:
- the rnhB gene encoding ribonuclease HII — translation MKVLGIDEAGRGPVIGPLVVAGVMVPERKFSILRKMGIKDSKKLTPERRRFLARKIQRIARVFTVKISASDIDAMRARGFNLNEIEKIAIRRIIMEAQPDRVIIDSVDVKPSRLEDEIRAHFKDMEVKAEHGADARYYPVAAASIIAKVERDLEIEKIRKKNRKLGDIGSGYPSDPRTKRFLEGFSYDELPDFVRKSWATVKKKKEGHD, via the coding sequence ATGAAGGTCCTTGGAATTGATGAAGCAGGCAGGGGCCCGGTCATAGGACCCCTTGTGGTTGCCGGGGTGATGGTTCCTGAGAGGAAATTCTCGATACTCAGGAAGATGGGTATAAAAGACTCGAAGAAACTCACCCCTGAGAGGAGACGGTTCCTTGCAAGGAAGATACAGAGAATCGCAAGGGTCTTCACGGTGAAAATCAGCGCCTCAGATATCGATGCGATGCGTGCCCGTGGATTCAACCTCAATGAAATAGAGAAGATAGCAATAAGGCGGATAATCATGGAGGCCCAGCCGGACCGTGTCATAATAGACTCGGTTGATGTGAAGCCCTCAAGGCTTGAGGATGAGATCAGGGCACACTTCAAGGATATGGAGGTGAAGGCCGAGCATGGTGCAGACGCCCGCTATTACCCTGTTGCAGCAGCATCAATAATAGCCAAGGTTGAAAGGGACCTTGAGATAGAGAAGATAAGGAAGAAAAACCGCAAACTCGGGGATATAGGTTCAGGTTACCCAAGCGATCCAAGGACGAAGAGGTTTCTTGAGGGATTCAGCTACGATGAACTGCCTGACTTTGTCAGGAAATCATGGGCAACTGTTAAGAAAAAGAAGGAAGGCCATGATTAA
- a CDS encoding archaetidylserine synthase, giving the protein MKDSFNKEERRITSFIGIPDIISMLNASSGYLSIILSINGFFDAACILMLTAMIFDSMDGWFARRSGRTGTGFGKNIDSLSDIVSFGVAPAIFIYSAGASFKYINISVGLLIVLCGILRLSRFNVLTGGVKNFTGLPIPVAALMLSSFYLTGFYSETAAAILMLAVSILMVSSVEYPKVSGKSALMVLLLIMVAIITGLMTGAISGPVSTMLFIATIIYIIIPITSMRRDLNAGQN; this is encoded by the coding sequence ATGAAGGATTCATTTAACAAGGAAGAAAGAAGGATAACATCGTTTATAGGAATCCCTGATATTATATCCATGCTCAACGCTTCTTCAGGATACTTATCAATTATTTTATCCATTAACGGGTTCTTTGATGCTGCATGCATACTTATGCTCACAGCCATGATCTTTGATTCCATGGATGGCTGGTTTGCCAGGAGGAGTGGAAGGACCGGGACCGGATTCGGAAAGAACATCGACTCCCTTTCAGATATAGTTTCATTTGGTGTTGCCCCGGCCATCTTTATCTATTCAGCAGGCGCCAGCTTTAAATATATTAATATATCAGTAGGTCTCTTAATAGTATTATGTGGTATACTGAGACTTTCAAGGTTCAATGTCCTCACAGGGGGTGTGAAAAACTTCACGGGTCTGCCAATACCCGTAGCGGCACTGATGCTATCATCATTCTATCTCACAGGATTCTACAGTGAAACTGCTGCAGCCATTCTGATGCTGGCTGTTTCTATCCTCATGGTGAGCAGTGTTGAATATCCCAAGGTTAGTGGGAAAAGTGCCTTGATGGTGCTTTTGCTGATAATGGTGGCAATCATAACGGGTCTTATGACAGGCGCCATTTCAGGCCCCGTTTCGACCATGCTTTTCATTGCCACGATTATCTACATTATAATACCCATAACATCAATGAGACGTGATCTAAATGCTGGACAAAATTAA
- a CDS encoding DUF515 domain-containing protein, which translates to MLDKIKGDDRDKKNPPDLRKNIRKEGSDVGDKLKGLVGKFGGGEDGSKKKREPRPMPRPRLKSRETRKPEKAPLKSESGEKPKPRLTPPPKRPGGSSGGIGRRIPEEDQKTIVGAVVFGVILMILVGAGYYFLVYQPYQEVLQNAKATKIAEVDALFKGPLATDPQKQAILAQIDGATTPEEVLAVDVVGPATQSWRTYQNQQINLKKDRVNRVMVNYTDNGQEKRVIMKVDDAKKFVSQADATVLANTQIQTPDTVAVPIMITRLQAAGGLISVGSMVDVYLRQNNTNNTAPSSSTPKISGATVLAILRSKDSGTVDARILNTQRLTLNSITSQSENERTSSTDVEQLLRAAASGGLNEAEINAILQNYGIRLSDYERSSNLGELEANYLIILEVPREDVLFLIQNMDSVILTVPTQNAPDWMIRELQRIYG; encoded by the coding sequence ATGCTGGACAAAATTAAAGGTGATGACCGGGATAAGAAAAATCCTCCAGATCTCCGTAAAAACATCAGAAAAGAAGGATCAGATGTTGGGGATAAGTTAAAGGGACTTGTAGGTAAATTTGGTGGTGGAGAAGACGGTTCAAAGAAAAAGAGGGAACCGCGTCCCATGCCAAGGCCCCGTTTAAAATCACGCGAAACCAGGAAACCCGAAAAGGCGCCTTTAAAATCAGAATCAGGTGAGAAACCGAAACCTAGACTTACTCCACCCCCCAAGAGACCAGGAGGGTCATCTGGAGGTATAGGAAGACGCATCCCCGAGGAGGATCAGAAAACCATTGTGGGTGCGGTTGTTTTTGGCGTTATACTCATGATACTCGTAGGTGCCGGTTACTACTTCCTTGTGTACCAGCCATACCAGGAGGTCCTCCAGAACGCCAAGGCAACGAAGATCGCCGAGGTGGATGCACTGTTCAAGGGGCCCCTTGCAACAGATCCACAGAAACAGGCCATCCTTGCCCAGATAGATGGTGCCACGACTCCAGAGGAAGTCCTTGCCGTGGACGTGGTTGGGCCGGCTACACAGTCCTGGAGAACCTATCAGAACCAGCAGATAAACCTGAAGAAGGATCGTGTTAACAGGGTAATGGTGAACTACACCGACAATGGTCAGGAAAAGCGCGTTATAATGAAGGTTGATGATGCCAAGAAGTTCGTGAGCCAGGCAGATGCAACGGTTCTTGCCAATACCCAGATCCAGACCCCTGACACGGTGGCGGTGCCCATAATGATCACACGTCTTCAGGCTGCAGGAGGCCTGATAAGTGTCGGTAGCATGGTGGACGTCTACCTCAGGCAGAATAACACAAATAACACAGCACCATCATCATCGACACCAAAGATAAGCGGTGCCACCGTGCTTGCAATCCTGCGTTCAAAGGACAGTGGAACGGTGGATGCCAGGATACTGAACACCCAGCGCCTCACACTCAACTCAATAACGTCCCAGAGTGAAAATGAAAGGACATCATCAACTGACGTTGAACAGCTCCTTAGAGCAGCGGCATCAGGAGGCCTCAACGAGGCTGAAATCAATGCAATACTTCAGAATTATGGTATACGGCTTTCAGATTACGAGAGATCCTCAAACCTGGGTGAACTGGAAGCAAACTACCTCATAATCCTTGAGGTGCCCAGAGAGGACGTTCTGTTCCTCATACAGAACATGGACAGCGTAATCCTTACCGTGCCGACACAGAACGCGCCTGACTGGATGATAAGGGAGCTGCAGAGGATATACGGATAA
- a CDS encoding MotA/TolQ/ExbB proton channel family protein, with protein sequence MFPDQIINFFATILEMFRSGGAITYIIAIMGIYGFITSVEKINYLRRISRISTPQIIGTVNDSMERGGALEALREIGQYQNPVSSIISEALKIGYRNRSEVEDAMERVFIVEMSNMTKGLGTLRTIIEVAPMLGLIGTVIGIWYTFRALGVNADPAAMAEGIYVALITTILGLAVAIILMPLYSYITSRIDDEIDKIELIKKMTNWGYAVMRIRVDGDVDEVVEALMESDGVVSVRKLDDDDANLSVAFKPSMLEKSINNIILERCGRSAEIIESKLRQ encoded by the coding sequence ATGTTCCCTGATCAGATCATCAACTTCTTCGCCACCATCCTTGAGATGTTCAGGAGCGGCGGTGCAATAACATATATAATAGCCATCATGGGAATCTACGGCTTCATAACATCAGTTGAGAAGATAAACTACCTCAGAAGGATTTCACGGATAAGCACACCCCAGATAATAGGGACAGTCAACGATTCAATGGAGAGGGGCGGTGCCCTCGAGGCCCTCAGGGAGATCGGCCAGTACCAGAACCCTGTCTCCAGCATCATCTCCGAGGCCCTAAAGATAGGTTACAGGAACCGGTCAGAGGTTGAGGATGCCATGGAACGCGTCTTCATCGTTGAGATGAGCAACATGACAAAGGGCCTGGGAACCCTCAGGACCATCATAGAGGTTGCCCCGATGCTGGGACTCATCGGGACCGTGATAGGGATCTGGTACACCTTCAGGGCCCTGGGTGTGAATGCTGACCCCGCTGCAATGGCTGAGGGGATCTACGTGGCCCTCATAACAACAATACTTGGACTTGCAGTTGCAATAATCCTCATGCCGCTCTACTCCTACATAACATCACGGATAGATGATGAGATCGATAAGATTGAACTCATAAAGAAGATGACAAACTGGGGATACGCCGTCATGAGGATAAGGGTCGATGGAGACGTTGATGAGGTCGTCGAGGCCCTGATGGAGTCTGATGGGGTGGTTAGTGTAAGGAAACTGGATGATGATGATGCCAACCTATCAGTGGCATTCAAGCCGAGCATGCTTGAGAAGAGCATAAACAATATAATACTTGAAAGGTGCGGTAGAAGCGCCGAGATAATTGAAAGCAAGCTGAGGCAGTGA
- a CDS encoding archaetidylserine decarboxylase: MFVKGVAKRVSFLISVATIPFLLGYHAVSILMFTIIAFMMQFFRDPERRSPPERDLIVAPADGRRFSGKIDRIEEVGPDYPLIDRIFSDGSGGLLISTFMSPFDVHVNRSPVTGKVVYTEHLDGKFRVARSSILTENEKNLIVIETDYGNVGVIQIAGFVARRIVQYVEEGDHVEKGCRIGMIRFGSRVDLILPGNCEVLVDTGSRPKAGETVVARFRENI, from the coding sequence GTGTTCGTTAAGGGTGTTGCAAAGAGGGTCAGTTTTCTGATAAGCGTGGCAACCATCCCCTTCCTTCTGGGTTATCACGCGGTGAGTATACTTATGTTCACTATTATCGCATTCATGATGCAGTTTTTCAGGGATCCTGAGAGAAGGTCGCCTCCTGAAAGAGACCTGATCGTAGCCCCGGCAGATGGCAGACGATTCTCCGGGAAGATTGACCGTATAGAGGAGGTTGGACCTGACTATCCCCTCATCGACAGGATATTTTCTGATGGAAGCGGTGGTCTCCTCATAAGCACCTTCATGTCACCCTTCGATGTCCATGTTAACAGGTCCCCCGTAACCGGGAAGGTTGTATACACCGAGCACCTTGACGGTAAGTTCAGGGTTGCCAGGTCAAGTATACTGACTGAGAACGAGAAAAACTTAATTGTAATAGAAACAGATTACGGTAACGTTGGAGTTATACAGATAGCAGGTTTCGTTGCCAGGAGAATAGTCCAGTACGTTGAGGAAGGGGATCATGTTGAGAAGGGGTGCCGTATAGGTATGATAAGGTTCGGTTCAAGGGTGGACCTTATACTGCCAGGAAACTGTGAGGTCCTTGTTGATACAGGTTCAAGGCCAAAGGCCGGGGAGACCGTTGTTGCAAGGTTCAGAGAAAACATTTAA
- a CDS encoding rod shape-determining protein — MFSFGKKNEEKKDEKRAAIANTLGIDLGTLNTVVAKPAGDKFDIYKIPSVVAVKKEDPSYVLAVGEEAKMMLGRTPEDIIAVRPLRKGVIESVAQAEALLVYAMELGAGDSESIDRIVIGIPGDASEVERNAVEEIGRKAGANYVLVISEGLAAAIGAGLPIAEASGTMVVDIGAGSSDIVVISLGGITDIETIRIGGDDIDSNIVELVKEKFNVEIGIHEAEKAKIEVGMVKCSEDLENLKTVVIGKCMETNKPKKVEIDSEMVAEAAEPLVKGIVNSIAAVLERLSPELISGVYNKTVVVGGTSQLRGIKERIFEEVGIPVEISDDPMTVVAKGAAIVAAEPRALEPEVRLKAMK; from the coding sequence ATGTTTTCATTTGGAAAGAAGAACGAGGAAAAAAAAGATGAAAAAAGGGCGGCCATTGCCAACACCCTTGGCATAGACCTCGGTACCCTCAATACCGTGGTTGCCAAGCCAGCAGGGGACAAATTTGATATTTACAAGATTCCTTCAGTCGTGGCTGTTAAGAAGGAGGACCCCTCATATGTCCTTGCAGTGGGTGAAGAGGCAAAGATGATGCTTGGAAGGACCCCTGAAGACATCATAGCAGTAAGACCCCTCAGGAAGGGTGTCATTGAGAGTGTGGCCCAGGCGGAGGCCCTGCTTGTATATGCAATGGAGCTCGGTGCAGGGGACTCTGAATCCATAGATAGGATTGTGATAGGCATACCTGGGGATGCATCAGAGGTTGAGAGGAACGCTGTGGAAGAGATAGGGAGAAAGGCAGGGGCAAATTATGTTCTTGTCATAAGTGAGGGTCTGGCAGCCGCCATAGGTGCGGGTCTACCAATAGCAGAGGCCTCAGGTACCATGGTGGTGGATATAGGTGCGGGTTCAAGTGACATTGTTGTAATATCCCTTGGAGGAATCACCGACATCGAGACCATAAGGATTGGCGGTGACGATATAGACAGCAACATAGTTGAACTTGTAAAGGAAAAATTCAACGTGGAAATAGGCATACATGAAGCAGAGAAGGCCAAGATAGAGGTTGGAATGGTCAAATGCAGCGAAGACCTTGAGAATCTCAAGACGGTAGTTATAGGGAAGTGCATGGAAACAAACAAACCCAAGAAGGTTGAAATAGATTCTGAAATGGTTGCTGAGGCCGCCGAACCACTTGTTAAAGGTATAGTCAACTCCATAGCCGCCGTGCTTGAAAGGCTCTCACCTGAACTGATCTCTGGTGTCTACAATAAGACCGTGGTTGTGGGTGGAACCTCACAGCTCAGAGGCATTAAGGAGAGGATATTTGAAGAGGTGGGCATCCCTGTTGAGATATCCGACGACCCCATGACCGTGGTTGCAAAGGGAGCCGCAATTGTCGCAGCTGAACCAAGGGCCCTTGAGCCGGAGGTAAGGCTGAAGGCCATGAAATAA